A genomic segment from Kallotenue papyrolyticum encodes:
- a CDS encoding helix-turn-helix domain-containing protein yields the protein MSQLGARLREAREARGLTIAEVASETRILPRYLQALEEGDFEQLPGDVYARGFIRNYAQFLDLPADELIQLYRRERGAPTEKIKVVPAAVPPRTRSCLLPSAFFTFFSILVLLGVLYWIANLAGLTRMPEVAQQPTPTLTVVPPTPFPTVTLPPEGTPPSPLPPTPTPVVTPTSVVIPAEQLDAPLVVVLRVAPNATRGSWMSVSVDGQPAFTGTLLANNSTQPFKAQREVFVHVGDASVVELIVNGKSEGMMGTVPGGVAKRTIYAPNQSGSTP from the coding sequence ATGAGCCAGCTCGGCGCGCGACTACGCGAAGCCCGTGAAGCACGTGGCCTGACGATTGCCGAAGTGGCCTCGGAGACGCGCATTCTGCCGCGCTATCTCCAGGCCCTCGAAGAGGGCGACTTCGAACAGTTGCCGGGCGATGTCTATGCTCGTGGCTTTATCCGCAACTACGCGCAATTTCTGGATCTGCCGGCGGATGAGCTGATTCAGCTCTACCGGCGCGAGCGCGGCGCGCCGACCGAGAAGATCAAAGTGGTGCCGGCGGCAGTGCCGCCACGAACGCGCTCCTGCCTCCTGCCGAGCGCCTTTTTTACGTTCTTTTCGATCCTAGTGCTGTTGGGCGTGCTCTACTGGATCGCCAATCTGGCCGGTCTGACGCGCATGCCGGAGGTGGCCCAGCAACCCACGCCGACATTAACCGTGGTGCCGCCGACTCCCTTCCCGACGGTAACCCTGCCGCCGGAGGGCACGCCGCCCAGTCCGCTGCCGCCGACGCCTACGCCTGTCGTGACGCCCACCTCGGTGGTCATTCCCGCCGAGCAACTGGACGCACCATTGGTGGTTGTGTTGCGCGTGGCGCCCAACGCCACGCGCGGCTCGTGGATGTCGGTGAGCGTGGATGGCCAGCCGGCCTTTACCGGTACCTTGCTGGCCAACAACAGCACGCAGCCCTTCAAGGCGCAGCGTGAAGTCTTTGTGCATGTCGGCGATGCCTCGGTGGTCGAGCTGATCGTCAACGGCAAGAGCGAGGGCATGATGGGCACCGTGCCCGGCGGCGTCGCCAAGCGCACGATCTACGCGCCCAATCAGTCAGGGAGTACGCCCTAG
- the speB gene encoding agmatinase, translating into MMDYEFLPPLNFLGLPPERSARESSSVIVLPVPYEVTTSYGQGTRHGPRALLLASQQVELYDREFDGEPALEYGVHTLPLLAPTYRDPATAQAEIAAAVADHAGAALLCVLGGEHSISGGVARGLRQVFGEFVTVQLDAHADLRDEYEGTPYSHASAMRRVLDHSGGPLLQLGIRSLSSDEAALIRAQPEQVTTFFAEDVHAGRHRERLAEFVRGQQVFLTIDLDCFDAALMPATGTPEPDGLSWNEVLDIVRIVATQAERVLAFDVMELAPIPGYHAPDYLAAKLTYKVMSLLMQRRR; encoded by the coding sequence ATGATGGACTATGAGTTTCTGCCGCCGCTCAACTTTCTGGGGCTGCCGCCCGAACGTAGTGCGCGTGAGTCGAGCAGCGTGATCGTCTTGCCGGTGCCCTACGAGGTGACCACCAGCTATGGCCAGGGCACGCGCCATGGACCGCGCGCGTTGCTGCTGGCCTCGCAGCAGGTGGAACTGTACGACCGCGAGTTCGACGGCGAGCCGGCGCTGGAGTACGGCGTGCATACCTTGCCGCTGCTGGCGCCGACCTATCGCGATCCGGCGACGGCGCAGGCCGAGATCGCCGCGGCGGTGGCCGACCATGCCGGTGCGGCGCTGCTCTGCGTGCTGGGCGGCGAGCACTCGATCAGCGGCGGCGTGGCGCGTGGCCTGCGTCAAGTCTTTGGCGAGTTCGTGACCGTGCAGCTCGATGCCCACGCCGATCTGCGCGACGAGTACGAGGGCACGCCCTACTCGCACGCCTCGGCCATGCGCCGCGTGCTCGACCACAGCGGCGGCCCGCTGCTGCAGCTTGGTATCCGCTCGCTGAGTAGCGACGAGGCCGCCTTGATCCGTGCGCAGCCGGAGCAGGTGACTACCTTTTTCGCCGAGGATGTGCACGCGGGCCGGCACCGCGAACGGCTGGCCGAGTTCGTGCGTGGGCAGCAGGTCTTTCTGACTATCGATCTGGATTGTTTTGACGCCGCACTGATGCCGGCCACGGGCACGCCCGAACCGGACGGCCTGAGCTGGAACGAGGTGTTGGACATCGTGCGCATCGTCGCAACCCAAGCCGAACGCGTGCTGGCCTTCGACGTCATGGAGCTGGCGCCCATTCCCGGCTACCACGCACCCGATTACCTGGCGGCCAAACTCACCTACAAAGTGATGAGCCTGCTGATGCAGCGGCGCCGCTGA
- a CDS encoding homospermidine biosynthesis protein has translation MYGRKLDPHPLQPGTTVRELVDQHFFAYNSARLREACQLLSRRILTTDATVGVTLSGALTPTGLGYAALVPLIEAGFIDWIISTGANLYHDIHRSLGFELYGTTPNVNDLELRERHIIRIYDILFDQDVLLKSDAFLRRVLQAPEFQRSMSTAELHYLLGKYVREREKVLGTRYRSLLGAAYEAGVPIYTSSPGDSTIGMNVAAMRLAGSELRFDVEADVNETTAIVYGAKSSGGQSAVVIFGGGSPKNFILQTEPQIQEIMGIPEKGHDYFIQFTDARVDTGGLSGATPSEAMTWGKVDPDQLPDTVVCYTDSTIAMPVLAAYLLDACRPRPLKRLYDRRAELVARLREAYLQHAPPDDVDALPPESAGGAVVGRATPQPEG, from the coding sequence ATGTACGGACGCAAACTTGATCCGCATCCACTCCAGCCCGGCACAACGGTGCGCGAGCTGGTTGATCAGCATTTTTTCGCCTACAACAGCGCGCGGCTGCGCGAAGCCTGTCAATTGCTCAGCCGGCGCATTCTGACCACGGATGCCACCGTCGGCGTGACGCTCTCCGGCGCGCTCACGCCGACCGGCCTGGGCTATGCGGCCCTGGTGCCGCTGATCGAGGCGGGCTTTATCGACTGGATCATCTCCACCGGTGCCAACCTGTACCACGACATCCACCGCTCGCTGGGCTTTGAGCTGTACGGCACCACGCCCAACGTCAACGATCTGGAGCTGCGCGAGCGCCACATCATCCGCATCTACGACATCCTCTTCGATCAGGACGTGCTGCTCAAATCGGACGCCTTTCTGCGCCGCGTGCTGCAGGCACCCGAGTTCCAGCGTTCGATGAGTACTGCCGAGCTGCACTACCTGCTGGGCAAATACGTCCGTGAGCGCGAAAAGGTGCTGGGCACGCGCTACCGCTCGCTGTTGGGCGCGGCCTACGAGGCGGGCGTGCCGATCTATACCTCATCGCCCGGCGACTCGACCATCGGTATGAACGTGGCGGCGATGCGGCTGGCCGGCTCGGAGCTGCGCTTTGACGTCGAGGCCGACGTCAACGAGACGACCGCCATCGTCTATGGCGCAAAAAGCAGCGGCGGTCAGTCGGCGGTGGTGATCTTTGGCGGCGGCTCGCCCAAGAACTTTATTCTGCAGACCGAGCCGCAGATCCAGGAGATCATGGGCATTCCCGAAAAGGGCCACGACTATTTCATCCAGTTTACCGATGCGCGCGTGGATACCGGCGGGCTCTCCGGCGCGACGCCGAGCGAAGCGATGACCTGGGGCAAGGTCGATCCGGATCAACTGCCGGATACGGTGGTCTGCTACACCGACTCAACCATCGCCATGCCGGTGCTGGCGGCCTACCTGCTGGATGCCTGCCGGCCGCGGCCGCTCAAGCGGCTCTACGATCGCCGCGCTGAGCTGGTGGCGCGTCTGCGGGAGGCGTATCTGCAGCATGCGCCGCCCGACGATGTCGATGCTCTTCCGCCAGAAAGTGCCGGTGGCGCGGTGGTGGGACGCGCCACGCCGCAGCCCGAGGGCTGA
- a CDS encoding BlaI/MecI/CopY family transcriptional regulator, whose protein sequence is MSQGRQPEFRFKPAAGGLVKVLGPLETQIMQIIWREKSTTVKQVHRRLQEQTGRDIAYTTVMTTMTRLADKGMLHRRRDGLAFVYTPAVTKRDFEQMMVRRVLDGLLDDYEEETVSYVLDYLARRDPQRLLRIQRELQIRQAS, encoded by the coding sequence ATGAGCCAGGGACGACAACCGGAGTTCCGTTTCAAGCCGGCAGCCGGCGGCCTGGTCAAAGTGCTGGGGCCGCTGGAGACGCAGATCATGCAGATTATCTGGCGCGAGAAAAGCACCACCGTCAAACAGGTGCATCGCCGGCTCCAGGAACAGACGGGACGCGATATTGCGTACACCACGGTCATGACCACCATGACGCGGCTGGCCGACAAGGGTATGCTGCACCGCCGCCGCGACGGCCTGGCCTTCGTGTACACGCCCGCGGTCACCAAGCGCGACTTCGAGCAGATGATGGTGCGGCGCGTGCTGGACGGCCTGCTCGATGACTATGAGGAGGAGACCGTCAGCTACGTGCTCGACTATCTGGCCCGCCGCGATCCCCAGCGACTGTTGCGCATCCAGCGCGAACTCCAGATCCGCCAGGCGAGCTAA
- a CDS encoding peptide ABC transporter substrate-binding protein produces MHELRRVFVIAAGLTLALIGLLTACAIAEPLPTPTPTTAAAPPAAPATPTPAPATPTPDVPQGGQLTLRLAADVPDLKPWDLRSRGEELVAELMYNGLVELDDRLRPRPDLAAGWEVAPNGGLITFTLRSDVRWHDGEPLTVDDVTWTLNTLRTITPTNALLFDLRAVIGQVRAPLSDTVVISLTQPYAPLLAELAVPILPRHRLQNRTPEQLAQLNFWSEPVGSGPFKLDRRTPNEAIVFLRNESYFAGAPNLEQVALIVAPDAAVAEQALRDGRLLGAEFGVDDTPAFDDASGLRSGAYPENGWYGVVFNVRQGRLFADQRLRAALARAVDVPALVAEVTNGRGLPIATTVSRAAWAYPADLPALPPDPAAAARLLDEAGWLPGADGVRVKDGQRLTARLWVRGDDPRRVLAAQRIAEAAAGIGMQLEVTPANFDTVILAKLAPPYDFDLLLGSWVNAPNTAGFATNRFYDPDDFALFHSSRIWQGEGDPRTGLRNVGGFSNPEYDAAAEAARRSYDPEARAQLIAQAQSVLARELPYLLLWTDRLPVVLSARVQRKAGPIPLDSPRYLWDIETWYLQ; encoded by the coding sequence ATGCACGAGCTACGCCGCGTCTTTGTCATCGCTGCCGGCCTGACGCTGGCGCTGATTGGCCTGCTGACTGCCTGTGCCATCGCCGAGCCGCTGCCGACGCCGACGCCCACTACCGCTGCCGCGCCGCCCGCAGCGCCGGCCACGCCCACGCCGGCGCCGGCCACGCCCACGCCGGACGTGCCGCAGGGTGGGCAGCTCACACTGCGTCTGGCGGCGGACGTGCCCGATCTAAAACCATGGGACCTGCGCAGCCGTGGCGAGGAGTTGGTTGCCGAGCTGATGTATAACGGCCTGGTCGAGCTTGACGATCGCTTGCGGCCCCGGCCCGACCTGGCGGCAGGCTGGGAGGTAGCGCCCAACGGCGGATTGATCACCTTTACGCTGCGTAGCGACGTGCGTTGGCACGACGGCGAGCCGCTCACCGTAGATGATGTGACCTGGACGCTCAACACGCTGCGCACGATCACCCCGACCAACGCGCTGCTCTTTGATCTGCGCGCGGTTATCGGCCAGGTGCGCGCGCCGTTGAGCGATACGGTGGTGATCTCGCTGACGCAGCCATACGCGCCGCTGCTGGCCGAGCTGGCCGTGCCGATCCTGCCGCGCCATCGCCTCCAGAACCGTACGCCGGAACAGCTCGCGCAGCTCAACTTCTGGAGCGAGCCGGTCGGCAGCGGGCCGTTCAAACTCGACCGGCGCACGCCCAACGAGGCGATCGTCTTTCTGCGCAACGAGTCCTACTTCGCCGGCGCGCCCAACCTGGAACAGGTGGCGCTGATCGTCGCGCCCGACGCGGCGGTCGCCGAGCAGGCGCTGCGCGATGGCCGCCTGCTGGGGGCCGAGTTTGGGGTGGACGACACGCCCGCCTTCGACGATGCCTCCGGTCTGCGCAGCGGTGCGTATCCCGAGAACGGCTGGTATGGCGTAGTCTTTAACGTGCGCCAGGGTCGCCTGTTTGCCGACCAGCGTCTGCGCGCAGCCCTGGCACGCGCCGTGGATGTGCCGGCGTTGGTCGCCGAGGTTACCAACGGGCGCGGCCTGCCGATCGCCACCACCGTCTCGCGCGCCGCTTGGGCCTACCCTGCCGATCTGCCGGCGCTGCCGCCCGATCCGGCCGCCGCAGCGCGGCTGCTGGACGAGGCCGGCTGGCTGCCGGGAGCGGACGGCGTGCGCGTTAAGGACGGGCAGCGCCTCACGGCGCGCCTCTGGGTGCGGGGCGATGATCCCCGCCGTGTGCTGGCCGCACAGCGCATCGCCGAAGCGGCGGCGGGGATCGGCATGCAGCTCGAGGTCACGCCGGCCAATTTCGACACCGTGATCCTGGCCAAACTCGCGCCGCCCTACGACTTCGACCTGCTGCTGGGGAGCTGGGTCAACGCGCCCAACACCGCCGGCTTTGCCACCAACCGCTTCTACGATCCCGACGATTTTGCGCTGTTTCACTCCTCGCGCATCTGGCAGGGCGAGGGCGATCCGCGCACCGGCCTGCGCAACGTGGGCGGCTTCAGCAACCCGGAGTATGATGCGGCGGCCGAAGCGGCGCGCCGCAGCTATGATCCCGAGGCGCGCGCTCAACTGATCGCTCAAGCGCAGAGCGTCCTAGCGCGCGAGCTGCCCTACCTGCTGCTGTGGACCGATCGTCTGCCGGTGGTGCTCAGCGCGCGCGTGCAGCGCAAGGCCGGACCGATCCCGCTCGACTCGCCGCGCTACCTGTGGGACATCGAAACCTGGTATCTGCAGTAG
- the rimO gene encoding 30S ribosomal protein S12 methylthiotransferase RimO — protein sequence MKFHIITLGCPKNAVDSEGMHGLLLAQGHVAVERPEDADAVIVNTCSFIQAARDETLGVLRELGRAKRPGQRLIAAGCMAESHREVIRASVPEVDATLSTREWMRVGEVLAPAGQGRAAEVIELLPAQTQSWPQPGPAAASSALPVIALTPDTLGEYGDWRSRPIKRYVRGPSAYLKISDGCNLRCAFCAIPSFKGDLRSKPLGAVLGEARELVAAGVQEIILVAQHLTDYGRDLGLKDGLATLLAELCQVVPAERWIRLMYAYPASITPAVVRALADHPQVVPYLDMPLQHAHPETLRRMRRPPDTDRTRRIIGELRAAVPDIAIRTTFIVGFPGETREEFEALLRFLDEMEFDRAGFFMYSDEAGTHAATLPGKLSQRVKQRRLEEAAALQRQVAERVNRRWLGRSLRVLVEGRGEAEGQPVIVGRSFRDAPEIDNLVWAPGDAPVGSFVEVRIERTGAYDAWGVIVDQPHTALATAAR from the coding sequence ATGAAATTTCATATCATTACGCTGGGTTGTCCAAAGAACGCAGTTGACAGCGAAGGCATGCATGGTCTGCTGCTGGCCCAGGGCCATGTCGCTGTGGAGCGGCCCGAAGATGCCGACGCGGTGATCGTCAATACCTGTTCGTTTATTCAGGCAGCGCGCGACGAAACGCTGGGCGTGCTGCGCGAACTGGGACGCGCCAAGCGTCCCGGTCAGCGCCTGATCGCTGCCGGCTGCATGGCCGAAAGCCACCGTGAGGTGATCCGCGCCAGCGTGCCGGAGGTGGATGCCACCCTTTCCACCCGCGAATGGATGCGCGTGGGCGAGGTGCTGGCGCCGGCCGGGCAGGGGCGCGCCGCCGAGGTGATCGAACTGCTGCCTGCGCAAACCCAGAGCTGGCCGCAGCCGGGCCCGGCTGCCGCATCCTCGGCGCTGCCGGTGATTGCGCTGACGCCCGACACGCTGGGCGAGTACGGCGACTGGCGCAGTCGTCCGATCAAGCGCTATGTGCGCGGTCCATCGGCCTACCTCAAGATCTCCGATGGCTGCAATCTGCGCTGCGCCTTCTGCGCGATCCCCTCCTTCAAGGGCGATCTGCGCTCCAAACCGTTGGGCGCAGTCCTGGGCGAGGCCCGCGAACTGGTCGCAGCCGGCGTGCAGGAGATCATCCTGGTAGCGCAGCATCTCACCGACTATGGCCGCGATCTGGGGCTGAAGGATGGCCTGGCGACGCTGCTGGCCGAACTGTGTCAGGTCGTACCCGCCGAGCGCTGGATTCGGCTGATGTACGCCTATCCCGCCTCGATCACCCCGGCGGTGGTGCGCGCGCTGGCCGATCATCCGCAGGTGGTGCCCTACCTGGATATGCCCCTGCAGCACGCTCATCCTGAAACGCTGCGCCGCATGCGTCGCCCGCCGGACACCGACCGGACGCGGCGCATCATCGGCGAGTTGCGCGCGGCAGTGCCCGATATCGCCATCCGCACGACCTTTATCGTCGGCTTTCCGGGCGAGACGCGTGAGGAGTTCGAGGCGCTGCTGCGCTTCCTGGATGAGATGGAGTTTGACCGTGCCGGTTTCTTCATGTATTCGGACGAAGCCGGCACGCACGCCGCTACCCTGCCGGGCAAGCTCAGCCAGCGCGTCAAACAGCGCCGCCTGGAGGAGGCCGCCGCGCTGCAAAGGCAGGTTGCCGAGCGCGTCAATCGGCGCTGGCTGGGGCGCAGCCTGCGCGTGCTGGTGGAGGGCCGCGGCGAGGCCGAGGGGCAGCCGGTGATCGTAGGCCGCTCGTTCCGCGATGCGCCCGAGATCGACAATCTGGTCTGGGCTCCCGGCGACGCGCCGGTTGGGTCGTTCGTCGAGGTGCGTATTGAGCGCACCGGCGCCTACGATGCCTGGGGCGTGATCGTGGATCAGCCGCACACGGCGTTGGCGACTGCCGCGCGCTGA
- a CDS encoding RusA family crossover junction endodeoxyribonuclease — protein MSTLIRFSLPLPPSVNQQYATVNGRRVLSRAARAWRAEARLALSGLELPPALQATLRHGYVALFLDVYFATPLRRDLDGGLKITLDAICEALGVDDRRVVDIHLLKRIDPLRPRIEVELEALANWQFDETRPVL, from the coding sequence ATGTCAACCTTGATTCGCTTCAGTTTGCCGCTGCCGCCCAGCGTCAACCAGCAGTACGCCACGGTCAACGGGCGGCGCGTGTTGAGCCGCGCCGCCCGGGCGTGGCGTGCCGAGGCGCGCCTGGCGCTGAGTGGTCTGGAGCTCCCGCCGGCGTTGCAGGCGACGCTGCGCCATGGCTACGTGGCGCTCTTTCTAGACGTATATTTCGCCACGCCGCTGCGCCGCGACCTGGATGGCGGGTTGAAGATCACCCTAGACGCGATCTGCGAGGCGCTGGGCGTAGATGACCGACGCGTGGTGGATATTCACCTGCTCAAGCGCATCGATCCGCTCCGCCCCCGCATCGAAGTCGAACTGGAAGCGCTGGCGAACTGGCAGTTTGATGAGACCCGTCCAGTGCTCTAA
- a CDS encoding YajQ family cyclic di-GMP-binding protein: protein MPAESSFDIVSDFDRQELVNAVDQTRRETRTRYDLKDSHTEITLGERELTITTTSELHLDAVRDILQTKALRRGLSLKIFAFEAPREVGGARIQQVIALRRGISDELAKKLQKLIKEHHPRVQVRIQGDALRVASKSKDELQAVIRTLRERQDEFPVPLQFTNYR from the coding sequence ATGCCCGCTGAATCGAGCTTCGATATCGTTTCGGACTTCGACCGTCAGGAGCTGGTCAACGCTGTTGATCAGACCCGCCGCGAGACGCGTACCCGCTACGATCTCAAAGACAGCCACACCGAGATCACGCTGGGCGAGCGCGAACTCACCATCACCACTACTTCGGAGCTGCATCTTGACGCCGTGCGCGATATCCTGCAAACCAAGGCGCTACGGCGTGGCCTGTCGCTCAAGATCTTTGCCTTCGAAGCGCCGCGCGAAGTCGGTGGCGCGCGCATCCAACAAGTGATCGCCCTGCGACGTGGCATCAGCGATGAACTGGCCAAAAAGCTGCAGAAGTTGATCAAAGAGCACCACCCGCGCGTGCAGGTGCGCATCCAGGGCGATGCCCTGCGCGTCGCCAGCAAAAGCAAAGATGAGTTGCAGGCGGTGATCCGCACGCTGCGCGAGCGCCAGGACGAGTTCCCCGTGCCATTGCAGTTCACCAACTATCGCTAG
- a CDS encoding polyprenyl synthetase family protein → MNLSELHQQIQAAMRASFPPSDAIVAPFYAMMQYHLGWLDDQLQPTQANSGKLLRPVLVVLANRVFGGRDEQALPLAAGIQLLHDFSLIHDDIEDNSATRRGRVTVWRRWGLAQGINAGDGMFALAHRAIHRLSDVGVPAERVLRILRDFEETILCICEGQYLDLAAEGRFDVSEAAYLRMIRGKTAMLAAAATGLGAQLATDDAQQIAALWQFGEALGLAFQMQDDLLDIWGTPAVTGKPFAADLVQRKMSLPVIHTLAQASADDHERFVTLYRQPELSQADLHELLAILERTGARAYVEGLARQEYARAMQALDRVVPSDVAALEDLRQVARGLLDRTA, encoded by the coding sequence ATGAACCTGTCCGAGCTTCACCAGCAGATTCAGGCGGCCATGCGCGCCAGCTTTCCGCCGAGCGACGCGATTGTCGCGCCGTTCTACGCGATGATGCAGTATCACCTCGGCTGGCTCGACGATCAGTTGCAGCCCACCCAGGCCAACAGCGGCAAGCTGCTACGGCCGGTCCTGGTGGTGCTGGCCAATCGTGTCTTCGGCGGGCGCGACGAACAGGCGCTGCCGCTGGCGGCCGGCATTCAGTTGCTGCACGACTTTTCGCTGATTCACGACGATATCGAAGATAACAGCGCCACGCGTCGCGGACGCGTCACCGTCTGGCGCCGCTGGGGCCTGGCGCAAGGCATCAACGCCGGCGATGGCATGTTCGCGCTGGCCCACCGTGCGATCCATCGCCTCAGCGATGTGGGCGTGCCCGCCGAGCGGGTGCTGCGCATTCTGCGCGACTTCGAGGAGACGATCCTGTGTATCTGCGAGGGTCAGTACCTTGACCTGGCCGCCGAGGGACGCTTCGATGTGTCGGAAGCCGCCTACCTGCGCATGATCCGCGGCAAGACCGCGATGCTGGCCGCGGCGGCAACCGGCCTGGGCGCGCAACTGGCCACCGACGATGCGCAGCAGATCGCCGCGCTCTGGCAGTTCGGCGAGGCGCTGGGCCTGGCCTTCCAGATGCAGGACGATCTCCTGGATATCTGGGGCACGCCCGCGGTGACGGGCAAGCCCTTCGCCGCCGATCTGGTGCAGCGGAAGATGAGTCTGCCGGTGATCCATACTCTGGCGCAGGCGAGCGCGGACGATCATGAGCGCTTCGTGACGCTCTACCGGCAGCCTGAGCTGTCGCAGGCCGATCTGCACGAGCTGCTGGCGATCCTGGAGCGCACCGGCGCGCGTGCCTATGTCGAAGGGCTGGCGCGTCAGGAATACGCGCGCGCGATGCAGGCGCTGGATCGCGTCGTGCCGAGCGATGTGGCAGCCTTGGAGGATCTGCGGCAGGTCGCGCGCGGCCTGCTCGATCGCACGGCATGA
- a CDS encoding glycosyltransferase family 4 protein — MTHSLTILLLSAEYPPAVGGVGDYTRQLGRALIAQGQRVAVLTATTAASLAQTTEDDAMVLPWLRGTGWSLWRAAQRAIAAVQPEIVHLQYQTGAYAMHPAINLLPWRLRRVRQRPRIVVTMHDLRVPYLLPKADRLRHWVTWRLLADADALVVTNAEDAQRLAGNARPSRALFTPRRALPTPVQVIPIASNIVPPRQAPHRGVVRQRLNVAPAEVLIAYFGLLSRSKGLRELLLAVRDLPARFRLLIIGGDAPQPDDQRYARELQPLIDGDLRRRVLVTGALPSHEVSAHLLAADLVVLPFADGASYRRGSLLAALTHGCPTITTAPGVPLDPPLQDGRHALLLPTPEPQALRDAIERLAADERLRARLSAGARSLAAAFTWPAIAARHLELYGTIR; from the coding sequence ATGACCCATTCGCTGACGATCCTGCTGCTCAGCGCCGAATACCCGCCCGCCGTGGGTGGCGTCGGCGACTACACGCGCCAGTTGGGACGGGCCCTGATCGCGCAGGGGCAGCGCGTGGCGGTGCTGACCGCCACAACTGCGGCGTCCCTTGCGCAGACCACGGAGGATGACGCCATGGTGCTGCCCTGGTTGCGCGGTACGGGCTGGTCGCTCTGGCGCGCCGCGCAGCGGGCGATCGCCGCCGTCCAGCCCGAGATCGTGCACCTCCAATACCAGACCGGCGCGTACGCCATGCATCCGGCGATCAATCTGCTGCCCTGGCGTCTGCGCCGCGTGCGGCAACGCCCCCGCATTGTCGTCACCATGCACGATCTGCGCGTGCCCTACCTGCTGCCCAAAGCCGACCGCCTGCGCCACTGGGTCACCTGGCGGCTGCTGGCCGATGCCGATGCGTTGGTCGTCACCAACGCCGAGGACGCGCAACGTCTCGCCGGCAACGCACGGCCCAGCCGCGCGCTGTTCACGCCGCGGCGCGCGCTGCCCACACCGGTGCAGGTGATCCCCATCGCCAGCAACATCGTGCCGCCGCGCCAGGCGCCGCATCGCGGTGTGGTGCGGCAGCGCCTGAACGTCGCGCCCGCCGAGGTGCTGATCGCCTACTTCGGGCTGCTTAGCCGCAGCAAGGGCCTGCGCGAGCTGCTGCTGGCCGTGCGTGATCTGCCGGCCCGCTTCCGTCTGCTAATCATCGGCGGCGACGCGCCCCAGCCGGACGACCAGCGCTATGCGCGCGAACTCCAGCCGCTGATCGACGGCGATCTGCGCCGGCGGGTGCTGGTGACCGGCGCGCTCCCGTCGCATGAGGTTTCGGCGCATCTGCTGGCCGCCGATCTGGTGGTTCTGCCCTTCGCGGATGGCGCATCCTACCGGCGCGGCAGTCTGCTGGCGGCGCTGACGCACGGCTGCCCGACGATCACCACCGCGCCCGGCGTGCCGCTCGATCCGCCGTTGCAGGATGGCCGGCACGCGCTGCTGCTGCCCACGCCCGAGCCCCAGGCGTTGCGCGACGCGATTGAACGCCTGGCTGCCGATGAGCGGCTGCGCGCGCGCCTGAGCGCCGGCGCGCGCAGTCTGGCGGCGGCCTTCACCTGGCCGGCCATCGCCGCGCGGCATCTTGAGCTGTACGGTACAATCCGGTAG